In a genomic window of Punica granatum isolate Tunisia-2019 chromosome 6, ASM765513v2, whole genome shotgun sequence:
- the LOC116209899 gene encoding uncharacterized protein LOC116209899 yields the protein MEEVALIIDELRSSTAISHCRICHEAEFESSQSLEAPCACSGTVKFAHRDCIQRWCNEKGSTICEICLQNYEPGYTATSKKSQSIEAAVTIRDSLQVRRTEHEQLGLRAVTTSDEEADDSDYSECTSAADRGAAFCRSFAFTFTGFLLLRHILEVLDGKADQYPFALLTVLVLRMSGIIIPMYIVVQTITAIQNSFHRRCHDVGDEISNDDDEDDEDDEEEDDRQRHHIV from the exons ATGGAGGAAGTAGCTCTGATCATCGACGAGCTGCGGTCGAGCACGGCGATCTCCCACTGCAGAATCTGCCACGAGGCCGAGTTCGAGAGCTCCCAGAGCTTGGAAGCTCCCTGTGCTTGTTCCGGAACTGTCAAG TTCGCGCATAGAGACTGCATACAGAGGTGGTGTAATGAGAAGGGCAGTACTATCTGCGAAATATGTCTCCAG AATTATGAACCCGGATATACTGCAACTTCGAAGAAGTCACAGTCGATTGAGGCTGCCGTGACTATCAG GGATAGTTTGCAAGTCCGCAGAACTGAGCACGAGCAGCTAGGCCTGAGAGCCGTAACCACATCTGACGAAGAGGCGGATGACTCCGACTACTCCGAATGCACCTCCGCAGCCGATCGAGGTGCTGCATTCTGCCGATCGTTTGCTTTTACG TTCACTGGCTTCTTGCTTCTAAGACACATACTGGAAGTGCTTGATGGTAAAGCGGACCAATACCCGTTTGCGCTTCTCACG GTGCTTGTATTGAGAATGAGCGGCATCATTATCCCCATGTACATCGTGGTTCAAACAATTACGGCAATCCAGAACAGCTTCCACCGTCGATGTCAT GATGTTGGCGATGAAATATCCAACGATGATGACGAAGATGACGAAGAcgatgaggaagaagatgatcgGCAGAGACATCATATAGTCTAA
- the LOC116210125 gene encoding universal stress protein PHOS32, translating into MEAGGKMIRRIVVAIDESEESMNALSWCLDSLVFQDKPGNNVLVLLYVKPPPPIYSFFDAAEYLFSGDAVAAMEKYGTELVHSAMDRAEAVYRSFSTRIEVERLVGRGDPKDVICHTVKKLKADTLVMGSHGYGFMKRALLGSVSEHCAKKVKCPVVIVKHQDDQH; encoded by the exons ATGGAAGCAGGAGGGAAGATGATTAGGAGAATAGTGGTGGCCATAGACGAGAGCGAGGAGAGCATGAACGCTCTATCGTGGTGCCTCGACAGCCTCGTCTTTCAGGACAAACCTGGCAACAACGTGCTCGTCCTCCTCTACGTCAAGCCTCCCCCTCCCATTTACTCTTTCTTCGATGCCGCCG AGTACTTGTTTTCGGGCGATGCAGTTGCAGCAATGGAGAAATACGGAACCGAGCTGGTTCATTCAGCGATGGATCGAGCTGAAGCTGTCTACCGAAGCTTCAGCACCAGA ATAGAAGTAGAGAGACTTGTGGGCAGGGGGGACCCCAAGGATGTGATATGCCATACAGTGAAGAAGCTCAAAGCAGACACTCTGGTCATGGGAAGTCATGGCTATGGCTTCATGAAGAG GGCACTTCTGGGAAGTGTGAGTGAGCATTGTGCCAAGAAGGTTAAATGTCCTGTCGTGATTGTGAAGCACCAAGATGACCAACATTGA